A single Tenacibaculum sp. 190524A02b DNA region contains:
- a CDS encoding GatB/YqeY domain-containing protein, with amino-acid sequence MSVQQEVMSKMKEAMKSKDTVALTALRALKSAFMLANTESGAGEISSEEELKIVQKQVKQRKDSAQVFQEQGREDLAEPELAEAAVLEQFLPEALSDEVIEEVVVAVIEEINANGMKDMGKVMGIVSKKLAGQADGKTISTIVKAKLS; translated from the coding sequence ATGAGTGTACAACAAGAAGTAATGAGTAAAATGAAGGAGGCTATGAAGTCAAAAGACACCGTAGCTTTAACAGCTTTAAGAGCATTAAAATCGGCATTTATGTTGGCAAATACTGAAAGTGGAGCTGGAGAAATTTCATCTGAAGAAGAGTTAAAGATTGTACAGAAGCAAGTAAAACAAAGAAAAGACAGTGCTCAGGTTTTTCAAGAACAAGGTAGAGAAGATCTAGCTGAACCAGAATTAGCCGAAGCAGCAGTGTTAGAACAGTTTTTACCTGAGGCTTTAAGTGATGAGGTTATTGAGGAAGTTGTAGTTGCGGTTATAGAAGAAATAAACGCAAATGGAATGAAAGACATGGGGAAAGTAATGGGGATAGTTTCTAAGAAATTAGCAGGACAAGCAGATGGAAAAACAATATCTACAATTGTAAAAGCAAAGCTTTCTTAA
- the ftsZ gene encoding cell division protein FtsZ: MSAEFDNISFDMPKTQSNAIKVIGVGGGGSNAVNHMYSKQIHGVDFVICNTDAQALENSPIPNKIQLGAHLTSGLGAGANPEIGAQAAAESIQEIQQMLSTHTKMVFITAGMGGGTGTGAAPIIARIAKDMDILTVGIVTMPFQFEGRMRSKQAQKGIDELRKNVDSLIVINNNKLREVYGNLGFKAGFSKADEVLATAAKGIAEVITHHYKQNIDLHDAKTVLSDSGTAIMGSAKETGANRAKSAIVKALDSPLLNDNKITGAKNVLLLIVSGANEVTLDEIGEINDYIQEEAGYDANIIMGIGEDESLEDGIAVTVVATGFAADQQGNITNTEVKKIVHTLEDEQKATYTFDEQKIKKAPAIDEPLTTKVEEKVIHVLKDEVEEEPKSKLGIIPTTEAIKNINVVYDEIAIESISEDDFIITNVSEKKKEVKEKPKQQYIQQDLLFDLPLNSYEEIKPEATLVETTEQIKKIDVQAEEIKPKPVVQEVKKRYVLDDFSAEPTIGKSSTPSIKHEEDAALNFEVKTKVKEEKAEDLSNEEASPLSFTISELQKRAQERREKMKGFNYKFADQVSKNIDEIERQPAYKRLGVDIDANRDISKSDTALNTENDGLERSNNSFLHDNVD, encoded by the coding sequence ATGAGCGCAGAATTTGATAACATTTCATTTGACATGCCTAAAACACAGTCAAACGCCATTAAAGTTATTGGTGTAGGTGGGGGAGGTAGCAATGCAGTAAACCACATGTATAGTAAGCAAATTCACGGAGTAGATTTCGTAATTTGTAATACCGATGCCCAGGCATTAGAAAATAGTCCAATACCTAATAAAATACAATTAGGAGCCCATTTAACATCAGGGTTAGGAGCAGGAGCAAATCCTGAAATTGGAGCACAAGCAGCTGCTGAAAGTATTCAAGAAATTCAGCAAATGTTAAGTACACATACCAAAATGGTATTTATTACTGCAGGTATGGGAGGTGGTACCGGGACTGGTGCAGCACCTATCATTGCAAGAATTGCTAAAGATATGGATATATTAACAGTAGGAATTGTTACTATGCCATTTCAGTTTGAAGGAAGAATGCGCTCAAAACAAGCTCAAAAAGGAATAGATGAGTTAAGAAAGAATGTAGATTCTCTAATCGTAATTAATAATAATAAATTACGAGAAGTATACGGGAATTTAGGTTTTAAAGCAGGTTTTTCAAAAGCCGATGAGGTTTTAGCAACAGCAGCTAAAGGGATAGCAGAGGTAATTACGCATCATTATAAGCAAAATATAGATTTACATGATGCTAAAACAGTGCTTTCTGATAGTGGTACTGCAATTATGGGGTCAGCTAAAGAAACAGGAGCTAATAGAGCTAAAAGCGCAATTGTAAAGGCATTAGATTCTCCATTGTTGAATGATAATAAAATTACTGGGGCTAAAAATGTTTTACTACTCATTGTTTCTGGAGCTAACGAAGTTACCTTAGATGAAATAGGAGAAATCAATGATTATATCCAAGAAGAAGCTGGTTATGATGCCAATATTATTATGGGTATTGGTGAAGATGAAAGTTTAGAAGATGGAATTGCAGTAACAGTAGTAGCTACTGGTTTTGCAGCAGATCAACAAGGCAACATAACAAATACAGAAGTAAAGAAAATTGTTCATACTTTAGAAGATGAACAAAAAGCAACGTATACTTTTGATGAGCAAAAGATAAAAAAGGCTCCAGCTATTGATGAACCTTTAACTACTAAGGTAGAGGAAAAAGTAATTCATGTTTTAAAAGACGAGGTAGAAGAAGAACCAAAGTCAAAGCTAGGTATAATACCTACTACTGAAGCAATAAAAAACATTAATGTTGTTTATGACGAAATAGCTATTGAAAGTATTTCAGAAGATGACTTTATAATAACGAATGTTTCCGAAAAGAAAAAAGAGGTCAAAGAGAAGCCTAAGCAGCAATACATTCAGCAGGATTTACTGTTTGACTTGCCTTTGAATTCATATGAAGAAATTAAGCCAGAAGCAACATTAGTAGAAACAACTGAACAGATAAAAAAGATAGATGTACAAGCAGAAGAAATAAAACCTAAGCCTGTAGTACAAGAGGTAAAAAAACGTTATGTTTTAGATGATTTTAGTGCTGAGCCTACCATTGGTAAAAGTTCTACACCTTCAATAAAACATGAAGAAGATGCAGCTTTAAACTTTGAAGTGAAAACAAAAGTTAAGGAGGAAAAGGCTGAAGATTTATCAAATGAAGAAGCTTCGCCTTTAAGTTTTACAATTTCAGAATTGCAAAAAAGAGCGCAAGAAAGAAGAGAGAAAATGAAAGGGTTTAATTATAAGTTTGCTGATCAAGTAAGTAAAAATATAGATGAAATTGAACGTCAACCTGCTTATAAAAGGCTGGGAGTTGATATAGATGCTAATAGAGATATTAGTAAATCTGATACAGCTTTAAATACGGAAAATGATGGTTTAGAGCGTTCTAATAATTCTTTTTTACATGATAATGTAGATTAA
- the ftsA gene encoding cell division protein FtsA, with protein MENNKIAVGLDIGTTKIVAMIGRKNEYGKLEVLGIGKAKSLGVKRGVVNNITQTIQSIQQAVDEAQSVSGQQIEDVVVGIAGQHIRSLHHSDYITRDKADEVIDDEDIESLISQVHKLVMLPGEEIIHVLPQEYKVDSQPEIKEPIGMYGGRLEANFHVVVGQVSSIRNIGRCVKSAGLGLADITLEPLASASAVLSQEEKEAGVALIDIGGGTTDLAIFKDGIIRHTAVIPFGGNVITEDIKEGCSIIEKQAELLKVKFGSAWPGENKETEIVSIPGLRGREPKEITLKNLSKIIHARVQEIIEHVYLEIKNYGHETQKGKLIAGIVLTGGGSQLKHLRQLVEYITGMDVRIGYPNEHLAGDSDDVLSSPAYATAVGLLMEGLDKQVKEEAVEEIPEEPVFERRIEEEVKEEPIEEKEIPKQKSKSFFEKFTERFKEFLDNAE; from the coding sequence ATGGAAAACAATAAAATAGCAGTTGGATTAGATATTGGTACAACCAAGATTGTTGCCATGATTGGACGCAAAAACGAATATGGAAAACTCGAAGTTTTAGGTATAGGAAAAGCGAAAAGTTTAGGTGTAAAACGAGGCGTGGTAAATAACATTACACAAACTATCCAATCCATTCAACAAGCAGTAGATGAAGCACAGAGTGTTTCGGGACAGCAAATAGAAGATGTTGTAGTTGGGATTGCGGGTCAACATATACGAAGTTTACATCACAGTGATTACATCACAAGAGATAAGGCAGATGAGGTAATTGATGATGAGGATATAGAAAGTTTAATAAGTCAGGTTCATAAATTAGTGATGCTGCCTGGAGAAGAAATTATACATGTATTACCACAAGAATATAAAGTAGACAGTCAACCAGAAATAAAGGAGCCAATAGGAATGTATGGAGGAAGACTTGAAGCTAATTTTCACGTTGTGGTTGGGCAAGTATCTTCTATAAGAAATATTGGTAGGTGTGTGAAAAGTGCAGGTTTAGGACTAGCAGATATAACACTGGAGCCTTTAGCATCAGCATCAGCGGTATTAAGTCAGGAAGAAAAAGAAGCAGGGGTTGCGCTAATTGATATAGGTGGAGGTACCACTGATTTGGCCATTTTTAAAGATGGAATCATAAGGCATACCGCTGTAATTCCTTTTGGAGGAAATGTAATTACAGAGGATATAAAAGAAGGATGCTCTATTATAGAAAAACAAGCTGAACTTCTAAAAGTAAAATTTGGTTCGGCATGGCCTGGAGAGAACAAAGAAACTGAGATTGTTTCTATTCCAGGTTTAAGAGGTAGAGAACCTAAGGAAATAACCTTAAAAAATTTATCTAAAATAATACATGCACGTGTACAAGAAATCATTGAGCACGTGTATTTAGAAATAAAAAATTACGGACACGAAACTCAAAAAGGTAAATTAATTGCAGGGATTGTTTTAACAGGAGGAGGCTCACAATTAAAACATTTAAGACAGTTAGTAGAATATATAACGGGTATGGATGTTAGAATAGGGTATCCTAATGAACATTTAGCAGGTGATTCTGATGATGTTTTATCTAGTCCAGCTTACGCAACAGCAGTCGGGTTGTTAATGGAAGGCTTAGATAAACAGGTCAAAGAAGAAGCTGTTGAAGAAATACCTGAAGAACCAGTTTTTGAAAGAAGAATAGAAGAAGAAGTAAAAGAAGAACCAATTGAAGAAAAAGAAATACCGAAACAAAAATCTAAATCATTTTTTGAAAAGTTTACAGAAAGATTCAAGGAATTTTTAGATAATGCAGAGTAA
- a CDS encoding cell division protein FtsQ, which yields MKKVIVYISFIVLMAFLFFLYGFASKRNGHKKVKNTVVEFRAGDNNFLTHNAVDKLLIQNEEFVKNQAKRVVDLHSLEANVSANPYVEEATVFLTINGELKTLIKQRKAIARIVDKGTSYYVDKYGVKMPLSSNFSARVPLVFGVEGTEEIKELTQLIEIILSDDFFTKEIIAIERNAQNEYVFTVRTGSYKVVFGNLEKAKIKFKKLKAFYNKALLDGSIKKYKTINVKYHNQVVCTKQNQDGKQ from the coding sequence GTGAAAAAAGTAATAGTTTACATATCATTTATTGTGTTAATGGCGTTTTTGTTCTTTTTATATGGGTTTGCTTCTAAAAGAAACGGACATAAAAAAGTGAAAAACACAGTAGTGGAGTTTAGAGCTGGTGATAATAACTTTCTGACACACAACGCGGTTGATAAATTGTTAATACAAAATGAGGAATTTGTTAAAAACCAAGCAAAAAGAGTAGTAGATTTACACTCTCTAGAAGCCAATGTTTCAGCAAACCCCTATGTTGAAGAAGCAACCGTTTTTTTAACGATTAACGGAGAGTTGAAAACGCTAATAAAGCAGCGTAAAGCTATAGCCCGAATTGTTGATAAAGGTACCTCTTATTATGTTGATAAGTATGGAGTTAAAATGCCTTTGTCTAGCAATTTTTCAGCTCGAGTGCCATTAGTTTTTGGGGTAGAGGGTACTGAAGAAATCAAAGAACTAACTCAGTTAATAGAAATTATTTTAAGTGATGATTTTTTTACAAAAGAAATTATCGCAATTGAAAGAAATGCTCAAAACGAATATGTTTTTACAGTTCGTACAGGCAGCTATAAGGTGGTTTTTGGAAATTTAGAAAAAGCAAAAATCAAGTTTAAAAAGCTAAAAGCTTTTTATAATAAAGCATTATTAGATGGTTCTATAAAAAAGTATAAAACAATAAATGTAAAGTATCACAATCAAGTTGTGTGCACAAAACAAAATCAAGATGGAAAACAATAA
- the murC gene encoding UDP-N-acetylmuramate--L-alanine ligase: MELRKIENIYFVGIGGIGMSAIARYFAVHGKNVAGYDKVATPITDALLQIDVAIHFEDAVKNIPLSFLNKEVTVVVYTPAIPSSHQELSYFKSNDYLILKRSEILGEITKDTFCLAVAGTHGKTTTSSILGHIMQSQGGTSFLGGIAENYNSNLILGESEVSVVEADEFDRSFLKLSPDIACITSMDADHLDIYGEEAFLEESFRDFSAKVNDVLIVAKGLPLDGITYAIEEDAGYEAYDVQIVNGSYLFNVKTPTKKIENLTFSLPGRHNLMNALAALAMADVYGVSEETIKEQLKTFKGVKRRFSYKIKTEDVVLIDDYAHHPTEIKAVEASVRELYPEEEVLAVFQPHLFSRTRDFIDDFAKELSKFDEVVLLDIYPARELPIEGVTSSWLLNKMTIENKQLVSKEKMLEKILKTDKKIIVMLGAGDIGLMIEEAKEKLVRKFKAKV, from the coding sequence ATGGAATTAAGGAAAATCGAAAATATTTACTTTGTAGGGATAGGAGGAATAGGAATGAGTGCTATTGCTAGATATTTTGCAGTACATGGAAAAAATGTCGCGGGATATGATAAAGTAGCAACACCTATCACAGATGCGTTGTTGCAAATAGATGTGGCAATTCATTTTGAAGATGCAGTTAAAAATATTCCATTATCATTTTTGAATAAGGAAGTTACGGTTGTTGTTTATACACCAGCAATACCTTCTAGTCATCAAGAACTTTCTTATTTTAAGAGTAATGACTATTTGATTTTAAAAAGATCAGAAATTTTAGGAGAGATAACTAAAGATACTTTTTGTTTAGCAGTAGCTGGAACACATGGAAAAACAACTACATCCTCTATTTTAGGACATATAATGCAATCTCAAGGAGGAACTTCATTTCTAGGAGGGATTGCAGAAAATTATAACTCTAATTTGATTCTAGGAGAAAGTGAGGTTTCAGTAGTTGAAGCAGATGAATTTGATCGATCTTTTTTGAAATTATCGCCGGACATAGCTTGTATTACCTCTATGGATGCAGATCATCTTGATATATATGGCGAAGAAGCTTTTTTAGAAGAATCTTTTAGAGATTTTTCGGCAAAGGTTAATGATGTTTTAATTGTAGCAAAAGGGTTGCCGCTTGATGGAATTACATATGCAATAGAAGAAGATGCGGGGTATGAAGCGTATGATGTGCAAATAGTAAATGGAAGCTATTTGTTTAACGTAAAAACACCAACCAAGAAAATTGAAAATTTAACATTTTCATTACCAGGGAGACATAATCTTATGAATGCTTTAGCGGCCCTAGCAATGGCAGATGTATATGGTGTTTCAGAAGAAACAATAAAAGAACAATTAAAAACATTTAAGGGGGTTAAAAGAAGATTTTCTTATAAAATAAAAACAGAGGATGTTGTGTTAATTGATGACTATGCACATCATCCAACAGAAATTAAAGCGGTTGAAGCTTCTGTTAGAGAATTATATCCAGAAGAAGAGGTATTGGCAGTATTTCAGCCACATTTATTTAGTAGAACTCGTGATTTTATTGACGATTTCGCGAAAGAATTATCAAAGTTTGATGAAGTTGTACTATTGGATATTTATCCAGCAAGAGAGTTGCCTATTGAAGGAGTTACTTCTTCATGGTTATTAAATAAAATGACTATAGAAAACAAGCAGCTGGTTAGTAAGGAAAAGATGCTGGAAAAAATTTTAAAAACAGATAAAAAAATAATAGTGATGCTTGGAGCTGGAGATATAGGTTTAATGATAGAGGAAGCAAAAGAAAAGTTAGTTAGAAAATTTAAAGCGAAGGTGTGA
- the murG gene encoding undecaprenyldiphospho-muramoylpentapeptide beta-N-acetylglucosaminyltransferase: protein MKQSINVIISGGGTGGHIYPAIAIANEIKLRYPEATILFVGAKDKMEMEKVPQAGYDIKGLWISGIQRKITVKNLMFPFKLLSSLWKANSIIRKFKPDVAVGTGGFASGPTLMMANKKGIPTLIQEQNSYPGITNKLLAKKAQKICVAYDNLERFFPLEKIVKTGNPVRQDLLFIHTKEEEGKQFFKLDTKKKTILVLGGSLGARRVNQLIEAELEFFKEQNIQLIWQCGKLYVDEYKKYSEVENVQVHQFLNRMDLAYAAADFIVSRAGASSVSELCIVGKPTIFIPSPNVAEDHQTKNAKAIVDKHGAILIKENELDTFSVVLESLLKDKGKQESLSENIKVLALPNATNDIVNQIVKIVAN from the coding sequence ATGAAACAATCGATTAATGTTATCATAAGCGGAGGAGGAACTGGAGGTCATATTTATCCAGCAATAGCTATAGCAAATGAAATAAAACTTCGTTATCCAGAAGCCACTATTTTATTTGTTGGTGCTAAAGATAAAATGGAAATGGAAAAAGTACCTCAGGCAGGTTATGATATTAAAGGGTTGTGGATTTCTGGAATACAAAGGAAGATTACAGTAAAAAATTTAATGTTTCCGTTTAAGTTATTATCAAGCTTATGGAAAGCAAATTCAATAATTAGAAAATTTAAACCAGATGTAGCTGTAGGGACTGGAGGCTTTGCTAGTGGGCCTACATTAATGATGGCTAATAAAAAAGGAATACCAACACTTATTCAAGAACAAAATTCATATCCAGGGATTACTAATAAATTACTAGCAAAAAAAGCACAAAAGATATGTGTTGCTTATGATAATTTGGAACGATTTTTTCCATTAGAAAAGATAGTTAAAACAGGAAATCCTGTAAGGCAAGATTTATTGTTTATTCATACCAAAGAAGAAGAAGGAAAGCAGTTTTTTAAGTTGGATACTAAAAAGAAAACGATACTTGTTTTAGGAGGAAGTTTAGGAGCAAGAAGAGTCAATCAATTAATAGAAGCTGAACTAGAATTTTTTAAAGAGCAAAATATTCAATTGATATGGCAATGTGGAAAGTTATATGTTGATGAGTATAAGAAGTACTCAGAAGTTGAAAATGTGCAAGTACATCAGTTCTTGAATAGAATGGATTTAGCGTATGCAGCGGCGGACTTTATTGTGTCTAGAGCAGGGGCAAGTTCAGTGTCTGAATTGTGTATAGTTGGTAAACCAACCATTTTTATTCCTTCACCCAATGTAGCTGAAGATCATCAAACAAAAAATGCAAAAGCAATTGTAGATAAGCACGGAGCAATACTAATAAAAGAAAATGAGTTAGATACGTTTTCAGTTGTACTAGAGTCGCTTTTAAAAGATAAAGGTAAACAGGAAAGTTTAAGCGAGAATATAAAAGTGTTAGCATTACCAAATGCAACCAATGATATTGTAAATCAAATAGTAAAGATAGTAGCTAATTAA
- a CDS encoding FtsW/RodA/SpoVE family cell cycle protein, producing MKSIFKHIKGDRAIWAIVTVLAIFSFMPVYSASTNLVYVVGNGSTIGHLIKHIVLLITGFAIIYAVHKVPYRYFSGGSVLMLPVVILLLIFTIAQGTVIEGANASRWIRIPFVGIGFQTSTLAGLVLMVYVARYLAKNKEKAIQFRESLLQLWLPVGMVLVLILPANFSTTAIFFSMILLLAYIGGYPLKYIGYILAIGLFSLLFFILVAKAFPDAMPNRINTWQNRLENFSKSDGAEGYQVEKAKIAIATGGPIGKGPGKSVQKSFLPQSSSDFIYAIIVEEYGLVGAFLVVFIYFLLLFRILITVKKANTIFGTLMVIGVGIPIVFQAMINMAVAVNILPVTGQTLPLISSGGTSIWMTCFAMGMILSVSASKDETEETILDDNPLDILHETID from the coding sequence ATGAAATCCATTTTCAAACATATAAAAGGAGATAGGGCAATATGGGCAATAGTAACTGTATTGGCAATATTTTCATTTATGCCAGTATACAGTGCAAGTACAAATTTAGTATATGTAGTTGGGAATGGTTCTACAATAGGACACTTAATAAAACATATTGTATTATTAATAACTGGGTTTGCTATAATTTACGCGGTGCATAAGGTTCCTTATAGGTATTTTAGTGGAGGTTCGGTGTTGATGCTGCCTGTTGTTATTTTACTTTTAATATTTACCATAGCTCAAGGAACTGTTATTGAGGGAGCAAATGCTAGTAGATGGATTAGAATTCCATTTGTAGGGATAGGTTTTCAAACGTCTACATTGGCAGGGTTGGTTTTAATGGTATATGTAGCTAGGTATTTAGCTAAAAATAAAGAAAAAGCGATACAATTTAGAGAAAGTTTATTGCAGTTATGGTTACCGGTAGGTATGGTTTTGGTTTTAATACTACCAGCAAACTTTTCTACCACAGCCATATTTTTTAGCATGATTTTATTGTTAGCTTATATTGGAGGATACCCTCTTAAATATATAGGTTATATTTTGGCAATTGGGTTGTTTTCGTTGCTGTTTTTTATTTTGGTAGCAAAAGCTTTTCCAGACGCAATGCCAAATCGTATTAATACTTGGCAAAATAGATTAGAGAATTTTTCAAAGTCAGATGGAGCAGAGGGTTACCAAGTAGAAAAGGCAAAAATAGCCATAGCTACTGGTGGACCAATAGGTAAAGGGCCAGGAAAGAGTGTGCAAAAAAGTTTTTTACCACAATCTTCTTCTGATTTTATTTATGCAATAATTGTAGAAGAGTATGGTTTAGTTGGAGCTTTTTTAGTGGTTTTTATTTATTTTTTACTATTGTTTAGGATTTTAATAACAGTAAAAAAAGCAAATACCATTTTTGGTACACTTATGGTAATAGGAGTAGGGATTCCTATAGTTTTTCAAGCTATGATTAATATGGCTGTTGCAGTAAATATTTTACCAGTTACAGGGCAAACCTTGCCTTTGATAAGTAGTGGAGGTACCTCTATTTGGATGACTTGTTTTGCAATGGGAATGATTTTAAGTGTAAGTGCATCAAAAGATGAAACTGAAGAAACAATATTAGATGATAATCCTTTAGATATTTTACATGAAACAATCGATTAA
- the murD gene encoding UDP-N-acetylmuramoyl-L-alanine--D-glutamate ligase, with product MKKLVVLGGGESGVGTALLGKQKGWRVFVSDKGTITEKYKKVLLHNEIDFEENQHTEQKIYNADVVMKSPGIPDKVALIQKLKEKGVPVISEIEFAKSYTKASVVGITGSNGKTTTTLLTHHLLNNAGINVGVAGNIGDSFAQQVAEQEYTNYVLELSSFQLDGIESFNSHIAIITNITPDHLDRYDYDFEKYIASKFRITKNQTDKDYLIYDEDDEVICNWLNNNDVKAQLMPFSIEKELRKGAFLRDDKIILKINTEEVIMSVADLKLQGKHNTKNAMAAAMAARLLKVRKQTIAESLSDFEGVEHRLENVLKINGVQYINDSKATNVNAAYYALECMDSPTVWIVGGVDKGNDYEDLLPLVREKVKGIVCLGLDNHKIINTFQNVVDILVETAGAEEAVKVAHKIAKKGDAVLLSPACASFDLFESYEDRGVKFKEAVRNL from the coding sequence ATGAAAAAATTGGTTGTGTTAGGTGGTGGTGAAAGCGGTGTAGGAACAGCGCTTTTAGGAAAGCAAAAAGGATGGCGAGTTTTTGTTTCTGATAAAGGAACAATTACAGAAAAATATAAAAAAGTTCTATTACATAATGAAATAGATTTTGAAGAAAATCAGCATACTGAACAAAAGATTTACAATGCAGATGTAGTGATGAAGAGCCCAGGTATTCCTGATAAAGTAGCTTTAATCCAAAAGTTAAAAGAAAAAGGAGTTCCTGTTATTTCAGAAATTGAGTTTGCTAAATCATATACAAAAGCTAGTGTTGTTGGTATAACAGGTTCAAACGGAAAAACTACCACTACTTTGCTTACGCATCATTTGCTTAATAATGCTGGGATAAATGTAGGGGTAGCAGGAAATATTGGAGATAGTTTTGCGCAGCAAGTAGCGGAGCAAGAGTATACTAATTATGTGTTGGAATTAAGCAGTTTTCAATTAGATGGAATTGAGTCGTTTAATTCTCACATAGCTATAATAACTAACATTACGCCTGATCATTTAGATAGGTATGATTACGATTTTGAGAAATACATTGCGTCAAAATTTCGTATAACAAAAAATCAAACTGATAAAGATTATTTGATATATGATGAAGATGATGAGGTTATATGTAATTGGTTAAATAATAATGATGTAAAAGCTCAATTAATGCCTTTTTCAATAGAGAAAGAGCTGAGAAAAGGAGCTTTTCTAAGAGATGACAAAATAATATTAAAAATAAATACAGAGGAAGTTATAATGAGTGTTGCAGACTTAAAGTTACAGGGAAAACATAACACAAAAAATGCAATGGCTGCTGCAATGGCAGCAAGGTTGTTGAAAGTAAGAAAACAAACAATAGCAGAAAGTTTGTCAGACTTTGAAGGTGTAGAACATCGTTTGGAAAATGTATTGAAAATAAATGGAGTTCAATATATAAATGATAGTAAAGCAACTAATGTTAATGCAGCTTATTATGCATTAGAATGTATGGATAGCCCAACAGTTTGGATTGTTGGTGGAGTGGATAAAGGAAATGATTATGAAGATTTATTGCCGTTAGTTAGAGAAAAGGTAAAAGGTATCGTTTGTTTAGGGTTAGATAATCATAAAATTATAAATACATTTCAGAATGTAGTAGATATTCTAGTAGAAACAGCGGGTGCAGAAGAAGCAGTAAAAGTAGCACATAAAATAGCTAAAAAAGGAGATGCGGTATTGTTATCTCCAGCTTGTGCAAGCTTTGATTTGTTTGAGAGTTATGAAGATAGAGGTGTTAAGTTTAAAGAAGCTGTAAGAAATTTGTAA
- the mraY gene encoding phospho-N-acetylmuramoyl-pentapeptide-transferase — protein MLYYIFQYLESEFNLTGASVFQFITFRSGAAFILSLLITMIFGKRIINFLRKQQVGETIRDLGLEGQSQKAGTPTMGGVIIILGTLVPVLLLAKLENIYIIILLITTLWMGVIGFTDDYIKVFKKDKQGLKGKFKVLGQVGLGVIVGAMLYFHPDVTIKEQLPLEEQVVSENGRRKVFGEAHKSTKTTVPFLKDNELDYAKALSFLGENYRDYGWIIFIFVTVFLVTGISNGANLTDGIDGLAAGTSAIMVVALAIFAWVSGNIIFADYLDVMYIPNSGEMTVFIFAFAGALMGFLWYNTYPAQVFMGDTGSLTIGGIIAVIAIAIRKELLLPILAGIFVAENLSVMIQVSYFKYTKKKYGEGRRVFKMSPLHHHYQKSGYHESKIVNRFWIVGVLLAVLAIVTLKLR, from the coding sequence ATGTTGTATTATATTTTTCAATACTTAGAAAGTGAGTTTAATTTAACTGGAGCTAGTGTATTTCAGTTTATAACATTCAGGTCTGGTGCAGCCTTTATATTGTCTTTGTTGATTACCATGATTTTTGGGAAACGAATAATTAATTTTCTTAGAAAACAACAGGTAGGAGAAACGATTAGAGATTTAGGTTTAGAAGGACAAAGTCAAAAGGCAGGAACACCAACAATGGGGGGTGTAATTATAATATTAGGAACGTTGGTTCCGGTATTGTTACTAGCAAAACTGGAGAATATTTACATCATTATTCTTTTAATAACCACTCTTTGGATGGGAGTTATTGGTTTTACAGATGATTATATAAAGGTTTTTAAGAAAGATAAGCAGGGTTTAAAAGGAAAATTCAAGGTTTTGGGTCAAGTTGGTTTAGGGGTAATTGTTGGGGCGATGTTGTATTTTCATCCTGATGTTACCATAAAAGAACAACTTCCTTTAGAAGAACAGGTAGTTTCTGAAAACGGCAGAAGAAAAGTTTTTGGAGAGGCTCATAAATCAACAAAAACAACAGTGCCTTTTTTGAAAGATAACGAGTTGGATTATGCAAAAGCATTGAGTTTTCTTGGCGAAAACTATAGAGACTATGGATGGATAATCTTCATATTTGTAACGGTATTTTTGGTTACGGGAATTTCTAATGGAGCAAATTTAACAGATGGAATAGATGGGTTGGCAGCAGGAACTTCAGCTATAATGGTCGTGGCTTTGGCAATATTTGCATGGGTGTCTGGAAATATAATTTTTGCAGATTATTTAGATGTTATGTATATCCCAAATTCTGGTGAAATGACAGTGTTTATTTTCGCATTTGCAGGAGCGTTAATGGGATTCTTATGGTATAATACGTATCCAGCTCAGGTGTTTATGGGAGATACGGGGAGTTTAACTATAGGAGGAATAATTGCAGTAATTGCTATAGCGATAAGAAAAGAATTGTTATTACCTATTCTAGCAGGAATCTTTGTGGCTGAAAACTTATCAGTAATGATACAGGTATCTTACTTTAAGTATACTAAAAAGAAGTATGGAGAAGGGAGGCGAGTTTTTAAAATGTCTCCATTACATCATCATTATCAAAAAAGTGGTTACCATGAAAGTAAGATAGTGAATAGGTTTTGGATTGTAGGTGTTTTGTTAGCAGTATTGGCTATTGTTACCCTAAAATTGAGGTAA